A single genomic interval of Labeo rohita strain BAU-BD-2019 chromosome 13, IGBB_LRoh.1.0, whole genome shotgun sequence harbors:
- the supv3l1 gene encoding ATP-dependent RNA helicase SUPV3L1, mitochondrial yields MSVNRCVYLLSRSHIRYRVCASTAAVANNTSLHPTRRTFEKLSSRHSSSNSSSRPLDTSLFVPLTVKSDEGGDGAIGEELTQPLDKSELLKVLNRFYKRKEMQKLAADQGLDARLFHQAFVSFRKFVLEMNSLNADLHIILNDIICGAGHIDDIFPYFMRHAKQIFPMLDCIDDLRKISDLRVPANWYPEARAIQRKIVFHAGPTNSGKTYHAIQRFLAAKSGVYCGPLKLLAHEIYEKSNEAGVPCDLVTGEERIFVDPEGRPSGHIASTIEMCSVTTPYEVAVIDEIQMIKDPARGWAWTRALLGLCAEEIHVCGEAAAVDFVTELMYTTGEEVEVHNYKRLTPFSVSNHAVESLDNLKPGDCIVCFSKNDIYSISRQIEVRGLECAVIYGSLPPGTKLAQAKKFNDPDDPCKILVATDAIGMGLNLSIRRIIFNSLVKPSVNEKGEKELDTISTSQALQIAGRAGRFSSVFKEGEVTTMQRDDLSVLKEILGKPVDPIETAGLHPTAEQIEMFAYHLPQATLSNLIDIFVSLAQVDGLYFVCNIDDFKFLADMIQHIPLNLRSRYVFCTAPINKKQAFVCTSFLKFARQFSRDEPLTFNWVCRHVNWPLAPPKNIKDLVHLEAVHDVLDLYLWLSYRFMDMFPDANLVRDIQKELDEIIQIGVRNITRLIRATEDQPASAETNASVRLPVLDTLPLRRGRGSKNQKKEARATDSSLSSRLVRDGLLTKELLQQLQKEWVREQSQNGDDSSSANKGKRKKK; encoded by the exons ATGTCGGTAAATCGCTGTGTTTACTTATTGTCGCGTTCTCACATCCGATACCGGGTATGTGCTAGCACCGCTGCTGTAGCAAACAACACTTCACTGCATCCAACAAGAAGGACATTTGAAAAATTATCAAGTAGACATTCATCTTCAAACAGTTCATCGAGACCCCTGGACACATCACTGTTTGTACCTCTCACCGTTAAAAGTGATGAAGGCGGGGATGGGGCAATCGGAGAAGAGCTGACGCAACCGCTTGACAAAA GTGAACTTCTCAAGGTGCTAAATAGATTCTACAAAAGGAAAGAGATGCAAAAGCTGGCTGCTGACCAAGGGCTTGATG CTCGCCTCTTTCATCAAGCGTTTGTCAGTTTTAGGAAATTTGTGCTAGAAATGAATTCACTAAATGCTGACTTGCACATCATCCTTAATGACATCATTTGTGGAGCTG GTCACATAGATGATATTTTCCCATACTTTATGAGACATGCCAAACAGATTTTCCCTATGTTGGACTGTATAGATGATTTACGCAAGATCAGCGACTTGCGGGTCCCAGCAAACTG GTATCCAGAGGCCAGGGCTATTCAAAGAAAGATTGTTTTTCACGCAGGACCCACCAACAGTGGTAAAACCTATCATGCCATTCAGAGATTCCTAGCGGCCAAGTCTGGAGTTTACTGTGGACCGCTAAAGCTGCTGGCCCATGAAATCTATGAAAAGAGTAATGAAGCA GGAGTGCCATGTGATCTGGTCACAGGAGAAGAGAGAATATTTGTTGATCCAGAAGGAAGACCGTCTGGCCACATAGCCTCTACCATAGAGATGTGCAGTGTCACAACTCCAT ATGAAGTGGCTGTCATTGATGAGATTCAAATGATCAAAGATCCTGCCAGAGGATGGGCTTGGACAAGAGCTCTTCTTG GTTTGTGTGCTGAGGAGATCCACGTGTGTGGTGAAGCTGCTGCAGTTGACTTTGTCACTGAACTCATGTACACTACAGGTGAAGAGGTCGAG GTACATAATTATAAGAGGCTGACCCCTTTTTCAGTCTCAAATCATGCTGTGGAATCATTAGATAACCTGAAGCCTGGCGACTGCATCGTGTGCTTCAGCAAAAATGACATCTACTCAATCAGCCGACAGATAGAAGTTCGTGGCCTGGAGTGTGCCGTCATTTATGGCAGTCTGCCCCCTG GCACCAAGTTGGCTCAAGCAAAAAAGTTTAATGATCCAGACGACCCTTGCAAAATCCTTGTTGCCACAGATGCAATTGGAATGGGGCTGAACCT GAGCATTAGGAGAATCATCTTTAACTCTCTGGTAAAACCCAGTGTGAATGAGAAAGGGGAAAAGGAGCTGGACACTATTTCCACCTCACAGGCGCTGCAGATCGCTGGGCGAGCAGGACGCTTCAGCTCTGTGTTTAAAGAGGGTGAGGTAACTACTATGCAAAGGGACGACTTGTCTGTTTTAAAGGAGATCTTGGGGAAGCCTGTTGACCCTATTGAG ACAGCAGGATTACACCCCACAGCAGAGCAGATAGAAATGTTTGCCTACCATCTTCCCCAAGCAACTCTCTCAAACCTCATT GATATATTCGTGAGTCTTGCACAAGTGGATGGACTTTACTTCGTCTGCAACATTGATGACTTTAAATTCTTGGCGGATATGATTCAGCATATTCCTCTGAACTTGCGTTCCCGTTACGTGTTCTGCACGGCTCCCATTAACAAGAAACAAGCCTTTGTTTGCACGTCATTTCTCAAG TTTGCCAGACAGTTCAGCAGAGATGAGCCTCTGACGTTCAACTGGGTGTGTCGACATGTGAATTGGCCCCTGGCTCCTCCCAAAAATATCAAGGACCTTGTTCATCTGGAGGCTGTCCATGATGTGCTAGATCTTTACCTTTGGCTCAg CTATCGCTTCATGGACATGTTCCCAGATGCTAATCTCGTCCGTGATATTCAAAAGGAACTGGACGAAATCATCCAGATCGGCGTGCGTAACATCACACGGCTTATCCGTGCTACAGAGGATCAACCCGCCTCTGCAGAAACCAATGCATCTGTAAGACTTCCTGTTTTAGACACACTGCCTCTGAGGAGAGGACGAGGGTCAAAGAATCAAAAAAAAGAGGCTAGGGCAACAGACTCTTCACTGAGCTCAAGGTTGGTGCGGGACGGACTACTGACAAAAGAACTGTTACAGCAGCTGCAGAAAGAATGGGTCCGAGAGCAGAGCCAAAATGGAGACGACTCCAGTTCAGCAAATAaagggaaaagaaagaaaaagtga
- the vps26a gene encoding vacuolar protein sorting-associated protein 26A, protein MSFLGGLFGPVCEIDVILNDAESRKTAELKTEDGKLEKHYLFYDGESVSGKVNINVKQTGKRLEHQGIRIEFVGQIELFSDKSNTHEFVNLVKELALPGELTQNRSYDFEFMQVEKPYESYVGANVRLRYFLKVTIVRRLSDLVKEYDLIVHQLATYPDVNNSIKMEVGIEDCLHIEFEYNKSKYHLKDVIVGKIYFLLVRIKIQHMELQLIKKEMTGIGPSTTTETETVAKYEIMDGAPVKGESIPIRLFLAGYDLTPTMRDVNKKFSVRYFLNLVLVDEEDRRYFKQQEIVLWRKAPEKLRKRNFHQRYESPEPRPSLSAEQPEM, encoded by the exons ATG AGTTTCCTTGGAGGTCTGTTTGGTCCTGTGTGTGAAATCGATGTCATTCTGAATGATGCCGAAAGCAGAAAAACAGCCGAGCTGAAGACTGAAGATGGGAAATTGGAGAAGCATTATCTGTTTTATGATGGAGAATCAGTTTCAGGAAAG GTAAATATCAATGTGAAACAAACAGGCAAAAGGCTTGAACATCAGGGAATTCGCATTGAGTTTGTAGGACAAATTG AGCTCTTCAGTGATAAAAGCAATACTCATGAGTTTGTAAACCTTGTGAAGGAGCTCGCTCTGCCTGGAGAGCTGACACAGAACCGCAGCTATGACTTTGAGTTCATGCAGGTGGAAAAGCCATACGAGTCTTATGTTGGAGCGAATGTGCGATTGAG GTATTTCCTTAAAGTTACTATTGTGAGGAGGCTGTCTGATTTGGTAAAGGAGTATGACCTTATTGTGCATCAACTGGCCACCTACCCTGACGTCAACAACTCTATCAAAATGGAAGTAGGCATTGAAGACTGCCTACATATAGAGTTTGAATATAATAAGTCCAA GTATCACCTTAAAGATGTAATTGTGGGTAAAATCTACTTCTTACTGGTACGGATTAAAATCCAACACATGGAGCTTCAGTTGATCAAGAAAGAAATGACAGGAATTG GGCCGAGCACAACTACTGAGACAGAGACTGTGGCCAAATATGAAATTATGGATGGAGCACCAGTCAAAG gtgaATCCATTCCAATTCGCCTTTTCCTGGCTGGTTATGACCTTACACCCACAATGAGAGATGTAAATAAGAAGTTCTCCGTGAGGTACTTTTTGAACTTGGTGCTTGTGGATGAAGAGGACAGGAGATACTTCAAACAGCAG gaAATAGTTTTGTGGAGGAAGGCACCAGAGAAACTGCGGAAACGGAACTTCCATCAGCGCTACGAGTCGCCCGAGCCTCGGCCGAGTCTCTCAGCCGAGCAGCCGGAAATGTGA
- the srgn gene encoding serglycin has translation MRFYYRITLALAVICLFGESGLGAPANGRYMYVKCKPDDKEAKCVTFKGPLVPLEGKSSRLPATAVKDIFPVSTEEDIPEMEEQSGSGDSDTFAPFINTDEQLMRDEPKQEVTKSEEEGSTVESSGDFDYSDYVKPQKIDWLSEKDLKEENIIA, from the exons ATGAGATTTTACTACAGAATAACTTTGGCACTGGCAGTAATATGCCTTTTTGGGGAGAGCGGACTGG GAGCCCCAGCCAACGGCAGGTATATGTATGTGAAATGCAAGCCAGATGATAAGGAAGCAAAATGTGTCACATTTAAGGGCCCCTTGGTGCCCCTAGAAGGGAAAAGCTCTCGACTTCCGGCTACTGCTGTAAAAGACAT TTTCCCAGTTTCCACAGAGGAAGACATTCCTGAGATGGAGGAGCAGTCAGGTTCAGGTGACTCCGACACCTTCGCTCCTTTTATTAACACGGATGAGCAGCTGATGAGAGACGAGCCAAAGCAAGAAGTCACCAAGAGTGAAGAGGAGGGATCGACCGTCGAGTCCAGTGGAGACTTCGATTACTCCGACTATGTTAAACCTCAGAAAATAGATTGGCTTTCTGAAAAGGATTTGAAAGAGGAAAACATTATTGCGTAA